The Obesumbacterium proteus DNA window GGTAAACTTGTACTTCACCACCGGCCCAAGCGGTTTGAGGCGTAAACTGGAAGAAATAAGGCGCGTTCGTTAATGCCATTGCATTACCCATAGCGAAGACAAAGCTTGATGCGGCGATGATTTTCCACTTATTCATGATGTTACCCCGTCGGTTATAGAATCAGATGTGTGTATCAGATAAACGATAACTAATGTTGTGTAACTCTAATGGCCATGCCTGATGCATTTTGCACAACACCGGCGGACCGGTTTGTGCCCGTTTGGTTAATTTGCGTTATATTGTTTTTCCCGCGAGAAAATATATAAGCAGAGTTACCAAAGCTGTCTTGAATGATGCTGTCATTATTCCCACTGCCGAGTTGAGCGATAACAGCGGTGTTATTGCTACTAAGCTGTGTTATATCCGCAGAATTACCTGTTCCACGCTGAGCAATTAACGCATTGTTATTGCTGCTGGACTGATTGATTCTGCCTTGGTTTCCGTTTCCTTGTTGAATAATAACCGCATGGTTATTAATTCCTTGCTGATTTGAATATGCTCTATTACTGCTGCCTATTTGATTAACTACCATGCTTTGGCTGTAATTACTGTTAATGTCACTAAACCCTGTGACTATTTCAGAGCGAGCAAAATCATTATTAGCTATCGCTAAATAAGGCGCAGTTAACAGAGTTGCTGCTAAAACAAACTTTTTCATGTTGCCGTCCTAACGTAATTCGGTCAGTAAGAAAACAAGCCAGAAATGTGCCCGTCTGATTTCCTGATGTGCTTTTCAGGAATATTCCGATTTACGATTTGAGTATGTGCGTAAGAAAAATTAAATACCTCACCTATAAGTTGTATTTTGATAAAAAAGGGTCATGAAAAAGAATTATTTCTGCCGTTTACTTATTGTTAGCAAAAGAAAATAAAAATTTTATTCTGCTGCCTGTCGGTTTGAGTAGAAAACAAGCGCTGTTTTTATGGAATGCTCGAGCCAAC harbors:
- a CDS encoding curlin, which gives rise to MKKFVLAATLLTAPYLAIANNDFARSEIVTGFSDINSNYSQSMVVNQIGSSNRAYSNQQGINNHAVIIQQGNGNQGRINQSSSNNNALIAQRGTGNSADITQLSSNNTAVIAQLGSGNNDSIIQDSFGNSAYIFSRGKNNITQINQTGTNRSAGVVQNASGMAIRVTQH